In the Larimichthys crocea isolate SSNF chromosome XXI, L_crocea_2.0, whole genome shotgun sequence genome, one interval contains:
- the myod1 gene encoding myoblast determination protein 1 homolog → MELSDISFPIPAADDFYDDPCFNTSDMHFFEDLDPRLVHVGLLKPDDSSSSPSPSPSSSSASSSPSSLLHLHHHAEVEDDEHVRAPSGHHQAGRCLLWACKACKRKTTNADRRKAATLRERRRLSKVNDAFETLKRCTTANPNQRLPKVEILRNAISYIESLQALLRGGQDDGFYPVLEHYSGDSDASSPRSNCSDGMTDFNGPTCQSNRRGSYDSSSYFSETPNGGLKNDRSSVVSSLDCLSSIVERISTDNSSLLPVPDGPGSPPTDPASEVAAPGPVQIPSPTASQDPNLIYQVL, encoded by the exons ATGGAGCTGTCGGATATCTCTTTCCCCATCCCTGCCGCCGATGATTTCTATGACGACCCCTGCTTCAACACCAGTGACATGCACTTCTTCGAGGACCTGGACCCGCGGCTGGTCCATGTGGGCCTACTGAAGCCGGACGACTCCTCCTCTTCACCgtcaccctccccttcctcctcctccgcttccTCCTCCCCGTCATCCCTCCTGCACCTCCATCACCACGCCGAAGTGGAGGACGACGAGCATGTCCGTGCCCCCAGCGGGCACCATCAGGCGGGCCGCTGCCTCCTCTGGGCCTGCAAGGCCTGCAAGAGGAAGACCACCAACGCGGACCGGCGAAAGGCGGCCACGCTGCGGGAACGCCGGCGGCTTAGCAAAGTCAACGACGCCTTCGAGACCCTGAAGCGCTGCACGACGGCCAACCCCAACCAGAGGCTGCCCAAAGTGGAGATCCTGCGCAACGCCATCAGCTACATCGAGTCCCTGCAGGCGCTGCTGCGCGGCGGGCAGGACGACGGCTTCTACCCGGTCCTGGAGCACTACAGCGGGGATTCAGACGCCTCCAGCCCACGATCCAACTGCTCCGACGGCATG acgGATTTTAACGGGCcgacctgtcagtcaaacagaagaggaagttACGACAGCAGCTCTTATTTCTCCGAGACTCCAAACG GCGGTCTGAAGAATGACCGGAGCTCAGTGGTCTCCAGCCTGGACTGTCTGTCCAGTATCGTGGAGCGGATCTCCACCGACAACAGCAGCCTGCTGCCGGTCCCCGATGGTCCTGGGTCTCCCCCAACAGACCCAGCCAGTGAGGTAGCAGCACCAGGGCCCGTGCAGATTCCCTCCCCGACCGCCAGCCAGGACCCCAACCTGATCTATCAAGTCCTATAG